In the genome of Chelonia mydas isolate rCheMyd1 chromosome 26, rCheMyd1.pri.v2, whole genome shotgun sequence, one region contains:
- the LOC122463856 gene encoding uncharacterized protein LOC122463856, producing the protein MPVLASLVITLNSTALPSDATLRSQGSVLSLAKRLRRIRKIPRRSKEDMLHEVMQHSSNENQKVQEWRDSERRISQQNEGRQHKSAVLRRQSTDQLISIMERQADSIQELVAMQVEHYHARPPPAAFVAKLFSLCPHVTSVANDGSCALGGGSAAAVRANYRDPAPCALRHRAAAPTPRSRVGDSPLTRPVVMRWVPRLCVRARLDTT; encoded by the exons atgcctgtgctagcctctctggtcatcactttgaactctactgccctgccctcag atgcaaccttgagatctcagggGTCCGTGTTATCACTGGCCAAAAGACTCCGAAGAATCAGAAAGAtaccacgtagaagcaaggaagacatgttgcatgaagtaatgcagcattcaagtaatgaaaatcaaaaagtgcaggagtggcgggacagtgaaaggaggatcagCCAGCAGAATGAGGGGCGCCAGCACAAAAGTGCGGTGCTCCGGCGGCAAAGCACGGAtcagctgataagcataatggagcgccaagcggactcgatccaggagcttgtagccatgcaggtggaACACTAccatgcccgccccccccccgcagcctttgtcgcaaaactcttttccttgtgcccccatgtcacctctgTGGCAAATGATGGGTCTTGcgctttggggggggggt CGGCCGCCGCTGTGCGCGCCAACTACCGCGACCCCGCCCCCTGCGCCCTGCGTCACCGCGCCGCCGCGCCCACTCCCAGGTCACGTGTCGGGGATTCGCCCTTGACCCGCCCGGTGGTGATGCGCTGGGTTCCCCGCCTATGCGTGAGGGCCCGCCTCGACACCACGTGA